The Aspergillus oryzae RIB40 DNA, chromosome 5 genome segment GAGCTTGCCTGGTTTGCATTTGGATACGCAGATTCGTACACGTCAGGCGCAGGGGAATGATTCTCCACCCCTGTAGGTGTAAGTGGAGTGGCGATGCCGGAATTCGCTTTCGTCGTTTTGGATGTTGGACTTGAACCGTGCCGAACTTCATTTAACTCGAGATCGAAAGATGCATTGGCAAGACCATGCTTATCCCTGTGCACCGCAGCTGCAGGGTTCGCGATTGGTGGTGAGCTTTCTAGTTGCAATAGAGCACCAAACGCCGAGGTAGACATAATGAGCCCTTGTATTAAACGCACTGGACACCCAAGACAGACATcaaaaggaaggggaaagaaaacaaagagaaaggtttATTCAATCTATAAAATCGCTCATACACTACCCGAGGCCACAAAAGAGCGGTCGACGGATTCATAAAAGATAGAAGGAATACGGAATCTGACCGTCAATCTTATCAATGCAAGCGGAATTCATGGAACCTGATTGATAATCCTCTCTATGCCAAAATAAAAGAGGGTCCCAGACAGCTCCGATGCGATTGGAACAACACGCTCATATGGACCCAGAACCATGCTCTGCTGGCATCTCTTTGTCGGGAGGCCCTTGGAGATTGTCCCGAGACAGTTTTGAGTGATTAATTGACATTGGTCCAATTATCTCTTACCGTTGTACGTCAATGAAACTTTAAAAGGTTAGCAATGAATTTCATGAGAAGACCCTGGTAGAACTTGGAGAGAAAATGTACTCCGAGTATGGTCTGGAGtgtgggtggaggagagtTACTCCGGAGTAACAAACCACAAGGCCAAAGAGATCCACTGCAGGTGACCAGTCAAGAATTTCCCCCACATGTTGATTTGACACACGGggaaattttttttttttttttttttttacccctccGCTATCAAACACAATAAGACTACCCCTCACCACAGCTTATCTGATCAGCAATTGCTTCATACAAGACAGCATCTAAGAGATTGCGACAATTTAGgttccaagaaaagagatcCCAATTGCAATATACCATCATGGCACCACCACGGCGCAAGGTACTCGCAACAGCGGAAGAAACTATGACCCCTCCAGATGAGCTTCAACAGGGACAGCAAATCGCGCGAGTCATCAAGGCAACGGGGAACAATTTATATGTGGTCGAACTGCCATCAAAAGACACGGTTTTGGTCGAACTACCTTCCCGCTTCCGTTCAAGAATCTGGATGAAACGCAACTCCTACGTCGTGGTCGATACCAACGCTCTTGAGGACCGGGACAATAAGCTTGCTGGGGAAATCATTAATATCGTTCGGGATGAGAAAGTTTGGCGCAAGGCTCCATTCTGGTAAATCGACTTAGTCATTTCATTCTTGGTCCTTTTGCTAATTCTATTTTCGCAGGCCGAAGGAATTCGTCAAGCAATCTACGGTTGTTGCTTCGGAttcagaggatgaggaagagtcAAATGTGGGCAAGATGCCTCCCTCGGACGACTCTGATGCTTGAACTAATCGACGTATGGTGATCGCTGTATCCAATGCACGTGCGTCTACATTTAATGTGAACCACGAGGACCAAGTGATGAAAACAATGAAGGGAACGATAAATTTGGAGCCTATGAGTGGCTCATTATCACTGGATGtgctcctttcctttgcgTCTCGGAGGCGCATCGCTCAGTGCGTTTCTGCTATTGAGGAGGACACCGAAAACCTGAACAGCAAGTGAGAAGACAACGACCGAAGAACTGGCATTGGTGCTTGGGTAGACATTCCAAGCCCACTCCTGTAGTGCCCAGATCGCATATATAAGGATCGGATGGAGCCGAGCCCGCCAGAGAAGGCAAGGCGTAGCCCAGGAGAGATAGGCAAAGAATTGGTAATGAAGGGACCTTGCGCACAACAACCCGATCGCCAGCGATGTCAACATCACGGTCATTATGAAAGACTTAGAAAGCACCACGGTGCGTTGGCGTCCTTGGAGTAGGCTCCGGAGGAAGTCAGGGACGTTAGATCCTGACGGCCGTAACCAGCCTGTGGTAACAAATAATCCCAGCAGAAAAATATGCAAACCTAGTAAGGCTAGAGAAAACTGTTTGGATAGGAACAAGTCTTCACCCACAAACCTCCAATTGACAGTCCATTTGAACATAAACTGTCTAGTCAACTCAAAGGCCCGCGCGACGTATCCTATGGGGTTACCCTGTAGGAAGGGAATCGCTAGTAGAACCTAAACATTTGTGAGTCAGCCATAGTTTGATTCCCCTGAACGGATAAGGAATGCGTACCTGAATGAGCAATGCTAGAATTCCAAGTCGAATACTAGGCACGAGGGAAAGGCTGAGCACAGTTACCACCGCAATGGCTGGCGCAAGGAGCAGTAACGTCATCTTAATGCCAACCCCAACAGTCCAGGCCGTAACACCAGCCGTCCATTTCTTATTCTGGAAGAGCAGAATCGCTATCCACATGGCACAGACCGCGAGGCCATCATTGAAAAGGCGCAAAACAAAGACACTGTGGAGCCGCTtggaaaggacaagaagaggaaacagGTACGGAGGGGCACCTGACTGCCTGTAGCAAACCATCACAACTGCTAGCGTGACAAGGTAAAGGACAGCAAATAATATCTGCCCGAAAAGAATATCTCGGCCTTCATCTGTTAGGTGATAGAGTGCCATGTAGCTATATACGTGGGCGGCCGGGTATACAAGGGGTCCAGTGGACCCCTTGATCAGGGTATAGTCACGTTCGCCAGAGATGTAAAGCGCTATCTGCTGCATGTACGTCGTCCAGTCGATCTCAGTATCTTGATGCAGTCGCAGCGATTAGCTCCGCACGAGGAAACCACAATGATTGAAATACAAACTTACATGGGATCTTCCAGATGATAAGAGCACATAGGAAGGCATCGCCTATGACAAGAAGCGGTGCAATCCATTTTGTATGTCTGGGGTTTAGGCAGAGTTCGTGGATGAAGTGCTTCAACTccattgttgatgttgtGCTGGAATTGCATGTGGCCTTAGGCGGGAGAACCTACCAATGATATTTGACCATTTCCGGCTTAGCGGGATTTTTTTCCAGATACGACGCGCCCGACCCCGGAGCAAGGGAGGCGTATGGAGACAGAGTAATAAAAGTGCATTTTAAAATATTGATTGAGCCAAGTTATAGACATAAAGATGCCATTGtgcatcatggcttcagaTGACTATCTGTACATGGGTATATTGCTGGCATTGAGTTTGGTGCCTCCGCGGCATGACCCAATGCCAATAGATATTGTAAACAGTAGGTCCAACATTCCAGCGACCCGATTCATAATATATCACCCGTAATGCCACAAAACCTGCTTGTATACGACACAATCCTTTGAATCTCGTGGCTGGGAAAGCTCGACCGTTGACATCTGCGTCGAGGCTCTAGTTCTCGTTGACGCCTTTCGAAAACCCAAGCAATTCACCCAGAACTCCGCCAGGCTTTGGAACAGGACACTCTCTTCCCGCCTTGGCCAATCGttcggcctcctcctccaactgcaGGAACGTCGACACTTCGTCGGGGGTTTGCTGTGTCTGGGCAAGGGCATTTCCTTCTGATCCAAGCATTTCAGCgtccttcctctttttccttcgaaTTCGTGGAATTTGTTGCCCATCGGCAGTGATAAGCATCTCCGAATCAGCAAGTGTACGACGCGGGGCAGGACAAGGGAAAAGGTGAGGCAGGCCGACGACAAAAAGAGACGCAAGGAGCGTGGCTGCAAAAAGAGAGGACGTCGACCGCGACCGGGGGTGTAGATGTGGCGGCAtattgatgatgattgaggggagaagatgaatgtTTTCAAGGGCACGAGGCGTCACTACGGCATGAAAGGACTTCACTGTGCGAAACTCCTCGTTAGTGAGGGCACTAGAATAGGGAACCGAGCAATTGACGCACCTTGCGAGGGGAAGTTCAGGCCGATCAAAGAAACAATGAGGGAGCCACCCAGAAGGGAGACATGGCCTCGCCAATGGTAGTGGGGAAAGCGAAAGGAGTATAGGGTAGGCCGGGGGAGACCGAAGAACGGAGTCAACGGACGTCCACTTGAAGGACTTCGACGAAGAATTCGGACTAGTCTTGGCGATCAGATCTAATCTTATCTCTAACCGCTGTGATTGGCCATGGGGTCACTCGGACGCCAAACCGCGAGTCCCGTCAGCTTGTTGGCGCGCCACGGAAAAAGACCTCCCGCAGTCCAGCGACCCTGCTCAGTCTTTCGGAGATTCCTTGTCGTGTTCTCTTACTGGATGCTGTATCATACAAGAAAATGATTGCTCCTTTGCCGTCAACATAGCGGTTTTCATTCTCATTGCTCCCTGGGCTGTCCAGGCCCAACCGACTCAGCTTCTTTCCCCCCAACTCTTCGCTGGAGTCAGGACCCACCGACCACCCCTCTGCTTCGACTCACCTATCGATCCATTCCCAGTCTCTATCTTTGCGCTAACTCACCATGAGCGATCTTGATAGGTATATGATGATATAATGTTCTTACATACTCAAGGAACGCCGAAACTAACTTTTATCTGCGATGTAGGGCGATCGCCCAACTACGCGCCTGTCGCTTGATACCCGAAACCCAGGTCCGCGAACTCTGCTACAAGGCGCGAGAGCTCCTCAtagaagaaggaaatgtCGTCTGTGTAGATGCGCCAGTCACGATCTGTGGTGATATCCATGGTCAGTTTCACGATTTGATGGAGCTCTTCCGAGTCGGAGGAGATGTCCCCGACACCAACTACCTCTTCATGGGCGACTTTGTCGATCGCGGATTCTATTCCCTTGAGTCATTTTTACTACTTCTCTGCCTCAAAGTGCGCTATCCAGACCGTATCACCCTCATCCGTGGAAATCACGAATCGCGCCAAATCACAACGGTCTATGGGTTCTATGACGAGTGTATTCGGAAATACGGCAGCGCCAACGTATGGCGTTATTGCTGTGAAGTCTTTGACTATTTGGCGCTAGGCgcccttgttcttggaaCAAGCTCGGAACTTGAACCGACAGGACCCGTTATGAACGATTCTACTCAGTCCACTATGCCAATCGACGACGCAGAGCTGGAGACCGAAGTACTAAACTCGAAGGGGGAGGTCACATACAGCTCATACCGACCAAGACAGAGTGGCTCATCAACAGAGAACAGAAACATGTCGCCATCCGGAGATATCCCAAGCCAGGCACCCCTCAGAACAGGTGCACCCGGCACAGGTGCATCGGGAGCAGGCGCGGGTAGCTATTCGAGCAGAACCGGAGCAGTCCTCTGCGTTCACGGCGGTCTCTCTCCTCTAATCGACACAGTCGACAAGATCCGTCTAATCGacagaaaacaagaagttCCTCACGAAGGCGCCATGTGCGACCTGTTATGGTCGGACCCTGATGAAATTGACGGCTGGGGATTGAGCCCGCGCGGTGCCGGATTTCTGTTCGGCGGGGACATCGTGAAGCAGTTCAACTACAGAAACGACCTATCCCTGATTGCGCGCGCCCATCAGCTTGTGATGGAGGGCTATAAGGAGATGTTCGACGGCGGGATCGTCACTGTCTGGTCAGCCCCCAACTACTGCTACCGATGTGGAAACGTGGCATCCATTCTGGAACTCGGCGAAGACACAAGCAACGGTGGTACGGTGACTAGAAGTAATGGTGACTACGGACGGAGCAACGGCATTATGACAGTCGACAGGCCAGGTGTGAGGAGTCCCGGAAGAAGGTACAGGGTTTTTGAAGCCGCTGCGCAGGATACAAGGGGCATGCCCGCTAAAAAGCCTGTTGCAGATTATTTCCTGGTAAgtctcccttttctccctACATGACTCTCGTTCGCGCGTTCTAACTAGTTCAACAGTGATACCACTGACGCATAATTTCACTTCCTTTCTGTCCTATCTACATTCTTATATAGGCCGGCCCGTACCAGTTCTTTTATTCAAGACCCAGCGATGATTCTAGAAGTATGATGTTGTTAAGCATACTTTGCATTCTGAAGTTGAACCTTGGAGTTACCTTTATGATCCGTTGAAAGCGAGGAACGATCCATTCTGTCTATTCATATGTCCATTACGATCGAAGTGTCCATATTACAGAGTGATTCTTATTCAAAATCTCGAACGAatcgtttctttttcccttgcTAGTGGTTATCACCAACGCAACCTCTAGCATACATTGAATGTAGGATTTCAGTCACTcttaatatatatccatataCTTTCATATAACTCGATGTATGCGGCGAGAATTCGCGCAGCAAGGATCCccaaaacaaaaatataCAAAATCGTGGCTGATAGTACCCTGAGTATGGGCTTCCACGAAGGATATTCGAAGCCTGTACAGTATAcacttcttttttataaAGATGTAGGAAATAAGCGGGAAGGGAGtgaagaaaacgaagagaaagaccgTACCCTCATTAAAATCGTAAAATAACCAACATCCCAAACGGTACATCATAATACAGGTAGTACGCAGAAATGCCATCGAGGTCAAGGCTGGTAGTTTCTCGGAAAAACTGCCTCGTCATATCTCGGGATAGCGGGGTTCTCGTCCGATTGTGTTATACTAGGAGGGACTCCCACGGAATATCTGACTGGTTGTGGCCTGGAAGTGTTGTCAGGCCCGGATGCCTGCCCGATGTAGCGGAAGTCGGGCGCCATCCCAGTCATAGCAGGGTTCCAGCCTTCTTTCCAATTCTCATACCCTGGATTAAATGCATTCGCATCCCGAAACCACCaatcttggctttcttcgaCTAAATTCTCCGGCGTACCAAATCCAGTAATTGGAGATGCACTTGATGTGGACGATATATCTTGACCAGTACCTAGTGACCGACCTTGTGCATCCTTCGGATCATACCAAGAGTCATGCTGAGAGAGTGGAACAGAATGCACTGAACCGTAAGCATGTGATACAGGTCGCAAGTATGTTGGTTCTGGTAATTGGGCGTCTGTTCGTGGTAGCTGTGCACTTGAATACCGCTGGGCTGCTCGCATAGCCGACAGAGAAGTGGGAATCGGCATCCCTGTCGCATACTGGGTGCCTAAAGATCCAAGTGCATTGGGAGGGCCTTGAATAGAAGGATCGCCCGGCTCATGTGTGGAAGTGTATTGACCAGGCGACGGCAGACTGTTGGAGATTGTTGCAGGGGGTTGAGCTGCAACGGAAGGTGGAGACTGCTCAGAGGTGGAGGGCGATGCTGCTTGATCCCATGAACCCCATGAACCCCATTTCAGATGAGTCTGTTCGAGAACCATAACGGCCTCGGGAGGCAGCTCAACTTGCCACTTGCTAGCCGATATATCGAGGATTCTAAGGGTCCGTCGAGCGCAAAGCCAGCTTTCGCCCATTTCCTCGAGGTGCCGGAGACAATGAACAACGTCTCTTTGAGCGTTCTTCTCCGGGAGGTTGAGTAGGTGGATGGTACAGGCGGTATGAGCCATGTAGACTGCAACATTGCAGATCTGCTTGAACCCGTAGTTACGCTTGTATATTCGGAGTAGTTTCGAAATGGCGGAAGCAGCCTGCGTGCACAACTTACGAGGAGAGACGTGTTGGGGAAGAGGTGAGTTTGACTTTGTGTACTTCAGGAAAGGTCGATAAAGGTGTATGAAGAGGAGTTGGTAGAACATACTGCAACCATGTTAGTATTCCTGCTACAACATATCAAGGAAATGCAATTTTGAGCTTACTGCATGAGCAAAGCCTGAGGTAGTagcctttcttttggttctaGCTCTTTAGGCAAGTCCTTCTTCCATGCCTCAAGCCTCGTGTGAATCTCGCTGAGCCTCTTCAGTTCAACCTGTTTCGAGAGGGGCT includes the following:
- a CDS encoding putative eukaryotic translation initiation factor eIF1a-like protein (predicted protein) — encoded protein: MAPPRRKVLATAEETMTPPDELQQGQQIARVIKATGNNLYVVELPSKDTVLVELPSRFRSRIWMKRNSYVVVDTNALEDRDNKLAGEIINIVRDEKVWRKAPFWPKEFVKQSTVVASDSEDEEESNVGKMPPSDDSDA
- the alg3 gene encoding dolichyl-P-Man:Man(5)GlcNAc(2)-PP-dolichol alpha-1,3-mannosyltransferase (mannosyltransferase), which gives rise to MELKHFIHELCLNPRHTKWIAPLLVIGDAFLCALIIWKIPYTEIDWTTYMQQIALYISGERDYTLIKGSTGPLVYPAAHVYSYMALYHLTDEGRDILFGQILFAVLYLVTLAVVMVCYRQSGAPPYLFPLLVLSKRLHSVFVLRLFNDGLAVCAMWIAILLFQNKKWTAGVTAWTVGVGIKMTLLLLAPAIAVVTVLSLSLVPSIRLGILALLIQVLLAIPFLQGNPIGYVARAFELTRQFMFKWTVNWRFVGEDLFLSKQFSLALLGLHIFLLGLFVTTGWLRPSGSNVPDFLRSLLQGRQRTVVLSKSFIMTVMLTSLAIGLLCARSLHYQFFAYLSWATPCLLWRARLHPILIYAIWALQEWAWNVYPSTNASSSVVVFSLAVQVFGVLLNSRNALSDAPPRRKGKEHIQ
- a CDS encoding serine/threonine-protein phosphatase (serine/threonine specific protein phosphatase involved in glycogen accumulation, PP2A-related), encoding MSDLDRAIAQLRACRLIPETQVRELCYKARELLIEEGNVVCVDAPVTICGDIHGQFHDLMELFRVGGDVPDTNYLFMGDFVDRGFYSLESFLLLLCLKVRYPDRITLIRGNHESRQITTVYGFYDECIRKYGSANVWRYCCEVFDYLALGALVLGTSSELEPTGPVMNDSTQTGAVLCVHGGLSPLIDTVDKIRLIDRKQEVPHEGAMCDLLWSDPDEIDGWGLSPRGAGFLFGGDIVKQFNYRNDLSLIARAHQLVMEGYKEMFDGGIVTVWSAPNYCYRCGNVASILELGEDTSNGGTVTRSNGDYGRSNGIMTVDRPGVRSPGRRYRVFEAAAQDTRGMPAKKPVADYFL